A window from Prionailurus viverrinus isolate Anna unplaced genomic scaffold, UM_Priviv_1.0 scaffold_42, whole genome shotgun sequence encodes these proteins:
- the ITGB2 gene encoding integrin beta-2 — protein sequence MLPQHFPLLTLVGLLALWSALGQKCTKFKVSNCRDCVESGPGCAWCQKLNFTGLGEPDSVRCDTREQLLLKGCAADDIIDPRSLAETHDDQEGVQKQLSPQKVTLYLRPGQAAAFNVTFRRAKGYPIDLYYLMDLSYSMLDDLINVKKLGGDLLRALNEITESGRIGFGSFVDKTVLPFVNTHPEKLKNPCPNKEKECQAPFAFRHVLKLTNNSHQFQTEVGKQLISGNLDAPEGGLDAMMQVAACPEEIGWRNVTRLLVFATDDGFHFAGDGKLGAILTPNDGRCHLEDNMYKRSNEFDYPSVGQLAHKLAESNIQPIFAVTKRMVKTYEKLTEVIPKSAVGELSEDSSNVVQLIKNAYNKLSSRVFLDHNTVPNTLKVTYDSFCSNGVSQVDQPRGDCDGVQINVPITFQVKVTATECIHEQSFVIRALGFTDTVTVHVLPQCECQCRDTSQNRSLCGGRGSMECGICRCDAGYIGKNCECQTQGRSSQELEGSCRRDNNSLICSGLGDCLCGQCVCHQSDIPNKSIFGRFCECDNVNCERYDGLVCGGKERGTCSCGKCSCNPGFEGSACQCDRSTRGCLNPDGFECNGRGRCVCNVCECDTGYQPPLCLECLGCPSPCGRYLLCAQCLKFDPSHSGSNCTSVCGNVGPLNKPPEKGRTCKERDVDGCWITYTLRQRVGRDSYDIYVDDSRECATGPQVAPIVGGIVAGVVLIGILLLGIWKVLTHVSDLREYRRFEKEKLKSQWNNDNPLFKSATTTVMNPKFAES from the exons ATGCTGCCCCAGCACTTCCCGCTCCTCACCCTGGTGGGTCTGCTCGCCCTCTGGTCCG CCCTCGGCCAGAAGTGTACCAAGTTCAAGGTCAGCAACTGCCGGGACTGCGTGGAGTCGGGCCCCGGCTGTGCCTGGTGCCAGAAGCTG AACTTCACCGGGCTGGGGGAGCCAGACTCCGTTCGCTGCGACACCCGGGAGCAGCTGCTATTGAAGGGATGTGCAGCTGACGACATCATAGACCCCAGGAGCCTGGCCGAGACCCACGACGACCAGGAGGGCGTCCAGAAGCAGCTGTCCCCACAGAAAGTGACACTCTACCTGAGACCAG GTCAGGCGGCTGCCTTCAACGTGACCTTCCGGCGGGCCAAGGGCTACCCCATCGACCTGTACTACCTGATGGACCTCTCCTACTCCATGCTGGACGACCTCATCAACGTCAAGAAGCTGGGGGGTGATCTGCTCCGGGCTCTCAACGAAATCACCGAGTCGGGCCGCATCG GCTTCGGGTCCTTCGTGGACAAGACGGTGCTCCCCTTCGTGAACACGCACCCCGAGAAGCTGAAGAACCCGTGCCCCAACAAAGAGAAGGAGTGCCAGGCGCCGTTCGCCTTCAGGCACGTGTTGAAGCTCACCAACAACTCCCACCAGTTCCAGACCGAGGTGGGGAAGCAGCTCATTTCCGGAAACCTGGACGCCCCCGAGGGCGGTCTGGACGCCATGATGCAGGTCGCCGCTTGCCCG GAGGAAATCGGCTGGCGCAATGTCACTCGGCTGCTGGTGTTCGCCACGGACGACGGCTTCCACTTTGCGGGTGACGGGAAGCTGGGCGCCATCCTGACCCCCAATGACGGCCGCTGTCACCTGGAGGACAATATGTACAAAAGGAGCAATGAATTT GACTACCCGTCGGTGGGCCAGCTGGCTCACAAACTGGCTGAAAGTAACATCCAGCCCATCTTCGCCGTGACCAAGAGAATGGTGAAAACCTATGAG AAACTCACCGAGGTCATCCCCAAGTCAGCGGTGGGGGAGCTGTCAGAGGATTCCAGCAACGTGGTGCAGCTCATTAAGAACGCCTACAAT AAACTCTCCTCCAGGGTCTTTCTGGACCACAACACTGTCCCCAACACCCTGAAAGTCACCTATGACTCCTTCTGCAGTAATGGAGTATCACAGGTGGACCAGCCCAGAGGGGACTGTGACGGAGTCCAGATCAACGTCCCG ATCACCTTCCAGGTGAAGGTCACGGCCACAGAGTGCATCCATGAGCAGTCCTTTGTCATCCGGGCCCTGGGCTTCACGGACACGGTGACCGTTCACGTCCTTCCCCAGTGCGAGTGCCAGTGCAGGGACACGAGCCAGAACCGCAGCCTCTGTGGTGGCAGGGGCTCCATGGAGTGCGGCATCTGCAG GTGCGACGCCGGCTACATCGGGAAGAACTGTGAGTGCCAGACGCAGGGCCGGAGCAGTCAGGAGCTGGAGGGCAGCTGCCGGAGGGACAACAACTCCCTCATCTGCTCGGGGCTGGGGGACTGCCTGTGCGGGCAGTGCGTGTGCCACCAGAGCGACATCCCCAACAAGAGTATCTTCGGGCGCTTCTGCGAGTGCGACAACGTCAACTGCGAGCGCTATGATGGCCTGGTCTGCGGGGGCAAGg AGCGGGGCACCTGTTCCTGCGGCAAGTGCTCCTGCAACCCGGGCTTCGAGGGCTCCGCGTGCCAGTGTGACAGGTCCACCCGGGGCTGCCTGAACCCCGACGGCTTTGAGTGCAACGGGCGCGGCCGCTGTGTCTGCAACGTGTGTGAGTGTGACACCGGCTACCAGCCGCCCCTGTGCCTGGAGTGCCTGGGCTGCCCGTCGCCCTGCGGCCGCTACTT GTTGTGCGCCCAGTGCCTGAAATTTGACCCGAGCCACTCGGGGAGTAACTGTACCTCGGTGTGCGGGAATGTGGGCCCGCTGAACAAGCCCCCGGAAAAGGGGCGCACGTGCAAGGAGCGAGACGTGGACGGCTGCTGGATCACTTACACGCTGCGGCAGCGGGTTGGCAGGGACAGCTATGACATTTACGTGGATGACAGCCGAG AGTGTGCGACGGGCCCCCAAGTTGCCCCCATCGTGGGGGGCATCGTGGCGGGGGTCGTACTCATCGGCATCCTCCTGCTGGGCATCTGGAAGGTTCTGACCCACGTGAGTGACCTCAGGGAGTACAGGCGATTTGAGAAGGAGAAGCTCAAGTCCCAGTGGAACAAT GACAACCCCCT